The proteins below are encoded in one region of Belonocnema kinseyi isolate 2016_QV_RU_SX_M_011 chromosome 5, B_treatae_v1, whole genome shotgun sequence:
- the LOC117172699 gene encoding uncharacterized protein LOC117172699 — protein MADAAPKRHMKYPYTFTAKIVQFPWKYYWKHSWLTRYFFYANFITMPIFYKIGKLSHNPANVERWREIDRKTFSGELH, from the exons ATGGCTGATGCTGCGCCAAAACGTCACATGAAATATCCCTATACTTTCACTGCAAAAATTGTGCAGTTCCCATGGAAGTACTATTGGAAACACTCTTGGCTCACAAGATATTTCTTTTACGCAAACTTCATCACTAtgccaattttctacaaaattggcAAATTAT ctCATAATCCGGCGAATGTGGAGAGATGGAGGGAAATTGATAGGAAAACTTTCAGTGGAGAACTTCACTAA